DNA from Synechococcus sp. CBW1108:
ACGGCGATTTTCAGTCGCCTGCTCTACCAACTGAGCTATCCCGGCCCGCCGCCTCAGCGGTTTGTGGATCTTAGATCACGGTCTCGCCTGGGGGTTTTCCCCAGGCAGACCATTCCTGCCACCAGCCAGCCCCGCTCGCCCAGGGCAGCGGCGGCGGCGCAGGCGGTGGCACCGGTGGTGAGAATGTCGTCGATCAGCAGCACCGGGCGCCGTTGGCCCGCCAGCTGTGAGGAGCAGCGAAATGCTCCGGCCTGGTTGGCCCAGCGCAATTCGCGGCCCAGGTGGTGCTGGCCGAGCACGGGCCGGCTCCGCAGCAGCAGGGGCTCCTGGCGCCAGTCAAGTTGCCAGGTAAGGCACCTGCTCAGCAGATCCGGCAGGGGGTTGCCCTGGCGCTTCCAGCTGGGAATCGGCACCAGCAGGGGGGGCTGGGTCCAGGGCTCCCGGCGCAGGCCTGCAACCAGCTCCTGGATCAGGGCGCCGACTAGCGGGGGTTTGGGACTGGTGCGCAGGTGCAGCAGCTGGCGACGTAACAGGCCCCCGTAGAGCCCCGCAGCCCACCAGGTCAGGGGGGCCGAGCCCTTGAGCCCCCCCTGGGGCAACTCGGCCACCAGTGCGGGCTGCAGGCTGGGGGCCTGGGCGATCCAGTGCAGGGGCAGCAGTTTGAGGATTGCCATGGCCAGATGGGGTAGCCCTTTCAGGCTTCCCACAACTGGCCCGCTCAGCCTGGTAAGGCCCGCAGCATGGCCACCAGGGTGCGGTGGGCATCCTCGCTGTCGCTGAGGCTGTGGTCGAAGGGCACCGTGACGGTGGCGCCATCCACCTGGAGGTCCATCGCCTCGGGCCTGACGCTGAGCAGGCTGGCCTGCTCAGCGGCGCTGATGCCGCCGTAGTGGCGGGCGAAGGCCAGCACCGCTTCGGCATGGTCGTCGTTCATGTGCCTACAGATCCGATCACTGACGGCGGAGCTGAGGGGGTCGGCGGCCATGGCGCGGAGCTGGGGAGGTTGGTTTGGATTCTGGTTCAACCAGCCCCGAACCGCTGCCAGAGCAGTAGGCCGAGGCGGATGGCGCTGAAGCCCACGTAGCCGGCCAGCACTACGAAGAGCCCCATGGCGATCACGGAGCGCAGGCGTTCATTCATCGCTGCTGAGGGCGGATGCTGCCAGTCTGGCCATGCCGAGGGCGGCGCAGAGCCCAGGACGATTCAGCACCGGAACCCCCAGGCTCTGCTGGCGTAGGCGACGCCATTGGGGATTCCGGGCCCCACCTCCCAGGCTGATCACCCTCTCCAGTGGCGGGGCGCCAGCTTGGCGCAGCCGCTGCCAGCCCTCCTGTTCGATGGCCGTGAGACCCTCCAACAGGGCCTGGAGGTAATGGGCATCGCTTATCGGTCGAGGTTCCAGCAGCGGCTCCAGGGCTGGGTCGTCCACGGGAAAGCGTTCCCCGCGGGCCGGCAGGGGGCGGAGCCGCAGGCCGGTGGGCTGGCTGGGGTCAATCTGGCGGCTGAGTTCGCCAATCTGCTGATCACTGAAGAAGCGCCGCAGGATGCCAGCTCCGGCATTGGAGGCCCCCCCCACCAGCCAGCGCCCCCCCACCCGATGGCAGCTGATGCCAGGCCCCTGGATCGGCCCCGGGCTGAACTGCTTCAACACCAGGGTGGTGCCCAGCACGGTGATGCCTTCGCCTGCGGCTGGAGCCGCTGCCAGCACTCCGGCGTTGGCATCCGTAGTGCCTGCCACCACCCGGCAGTGGCGGGGTAGCCCCAGCCGCTCCGCCAGCTTGGGCGCCATGCTGCCGAGCACCGCGCCACTGGCGCATATCTCCGGCAGGGCTTTGGCCCAGTGCTGCTGAGCAATCGATCCGCTCCAGGCCTGGCGTTGGAGGTTCCAGCCCAGGCGCAGGTTGTTGCCCTCTTCCCCCCAGCGCCAGTCGCCCAGCAGCCAACCCATCAGCCAGTCGGCCTGATGGCGCCATAACCAGGGCCCAGCTTCGCCGGCCAGATCGGCCTGGGCGAGAAGGTTCAGGGCCCGGGCCAGGCTGCCGCTGGCACTGGTGGCTGGCCCGGATCCTGCCAGGGCGGCAGCAGCCTCGGCCTGATCGCCGCAGGCCCGGTGATAGGGAAGGGCCCGCCCCAGGCTGCCGGGGCCCGGCTCCCCTGTGGGGCGGCAGAGCAGCAGGGTGCCGGAGGTGCCGGCTACGGCGACGGCGCCGATGCGGATTCGGCTTGCGGCGGGCAGCCTGGCGCAGAGGGCCTCAAATCCGCTGGCCCAGCCAAGGGGATCTTCCAGCCCGTTGGGGTACGGGCTGGCTTCCGTAAGCAGTTGGGGCCCATGGGCAGGCACCAGGGCAATTCGCAGGCCGCTGCTGCCCAGATCCACCCCCAGAGCGAGTGGTGTTTTCACCCGCCGGGCTGGGGCTGGGGCTGGGAAATCAGGCGGCTACCTGGGCTGAGGTGGCCTGTTTGAGCGTGGCGGCGATGGTGGTCACGTCCTCCCAGGGCAGGTCGAGGTCGCTGCGGCCGAAGTGGCCGTAGGCGGCGACGTCCTGGTAGAAGCGGCCCCCCCTCTGCTGGGGGAGGGTGCGCAGGCCGAAGGTTTCGATGATGGCGCCTGGACGCAGGTCGAAGTGCTCATGCACCAGGGCAGTGAGATCGGCGTTGCTGAGGGCGCCCGTACCGAAGCTCTCCACCAGAATGCTCACGGGCCTGGCCACGCCGATGGCGTAGCTCAGTTGCACTTCCACTTTGCTGGCCAGCTCTGCGGCCACTAGGGCCTTGGCCACATAGCGGGCGGCGTAGGCAGCAGAGCGATCCACCTTGGTGGGATCCTTGCCGGAGAAGGCGCCGCCACCATGGCGGGCGTAGCCGCCGTAGGTGTCGACGATGATCTTGCGGCCCGTCAGGCCGGCATCACCCTGGGGGCCGCCCACCACAAACTTGCCGGTGGGGTTCACCAGGAAGCGGGTGTCTGCCTGGGAGGGCTTGAGGGCCAGATCGGCGGTGGCGGGCTCCACCACATGTGTCCATAGGTCGGTAGCGATGCGCTCGCGTATCGCCTTCTCTTCAGAAATTCCATCAATCTCTGCGGTGTGTTGGGTGGAGATCAGGATCGTGTCGATCGCCACCGGGCGATCGTCTTCGTAGACGACGCTCACCTGGGTCTTGCCGTCCGGCAGCAGGTAACCCAGGCTGCCGTTGTGGCGCACCTCCGCCAGGCGCCGAGCCAGGCGGTGGGCCAGGCTGATCGGCAAGGGCATCAGCTCGGGGGTCTCATTGCAGGCGTAGCCAAACATGATCCCCTGATCTCCCGCACCGATCAGATCCAGGGGGTCGCCTTCGTGGTCGTCGGCCTCATTCACCCCCTGGGCAATGTCAGGCGACTGTTGATCCAGGGCCACCAGCACGGCACAGCTGTGGGCGTCGAAGCCGCCGGCGCGGGCACCGGCATAGCCGATCTGGTTGATCACTCCCCGCACCAGGGTGTTGAAGTCGACCCTGGCCGTGGTGGTGACTTCGCCGGTGATCAGGCAGAGGCCAGTATTCACCACGGTTTCGCAGGCCACCCGGGAGGCCGGATCCTGGGCCAGCAGGGCATCGAGCACCGCATCGCTCACCTGGTCACAGATTTTGTCGGGGTGACCTTCGGTTACCGACTCGGAAGTGAAGACGTAGCGGCTCATGCGGCCTTGGCCAAATGTCGACCCAGCTTATGCGCCGCAGACTCTCACTTCAAGCTCACTCCAGTGGCTCAGACAGGGGAAACAGGGATCGAGGGGAGGGGGCGAGCTCCAGCCGGCGGTGAAGCCGATGACCACTGGCACTCCGGCCTGCTTTGCCATCCTCAGATCGCTGTTGGCATCTCCGATCAGGGCACAGCGGTCGGGCGGTACCTCCAGGCTGGCGCAAAGGGCGTGCACGGCTGCGGGGTCGGGCTTGTGGGGGGTGTGATCGGCGCTCCAGTGGGCCTGAAACTGACAGGTGAGGTTTGCGCTGGCCAGAAATGCTGCGATGCCAGCCCCATCGTCGTTGCTGATCACGGCACAGGCCACCGCTGCTCTGCCAAGGGCCTCCACCAGTTGATGGAGGCCGGGGGTGGCGATCGGCCGTCGCTGGCTGCCCTGGCCATGCAGGCCATCGGTGGCGGTGAACACGCTTTCGCCCAACGCCAGGGCTTCGGGCCAGCCCAGCCCCACCTGGGCCAGGGCCGTGGCGGTGGAGATCAGGTTGTGCTGGCGGGAGCCCACGGCCGTGGCTCCCGCCGGATCGATCGCCTGCTCCCCCAATCCATAGGCTCGGCCGAGGAGCTCGACAAGTTCATCCCCTCTGGCGGCGGCAAGCTCGGGATGGCCCTGGGCCAACAGCTGGCTGGCAACTGAAATCCTGGCCGAGGCCAGGGCATGGAGCATGGGCTCGCTGATTGAAAGGGTGCCGTCCTTGTCGAACAGCACCGCTTCGATCTGGTGGGGGATGCCCTTGTCGTCTGCCAGGGTCTGGCCCCGCAGGAGCAGCTGTGCCATTGGGAACTGCGGCGATTGCTTGCCCTCAGTCCAGGGTGACCCCCATGGGCTCATTGTCTTCGGCCTGCTCGAGCAGCATCTGCTTGTAGCGGGCAGCCATCTCCTCGGCCTTCTCGAACACCTTCTGGGGATCTGTGAGCATGTCGCCGGGCTCAGGCTCGAGGGCCTTGGTCGAGAGGGAGATCCGGCCCCGCTCGGCGTCGAGGTCGATGATCATCACCTTCATTTGGTCGTTCACATTGAGCACCGTGTGAGGTGTCTCGATGTGCTCGTGGCTGATTTCAGAGATGTGCAGCAGGCCGCTGACGCCGCCGATGTCGATGAAGGCGCCGTAGGGCTTGATACCGCGAACGGTGCCGAGTACCACTTCGCCCACCTCGAGGCGATTCATCTTGCGTTCCACAAGGGCGCGGCGATGGCTTAGCACCAGGCGGTTGCGCTCCTCATCCACCTCCAGAAACTTGAGCGGCAGGAAGTCGGCCACCAGTTCTTCCTTGGCCTTGCGGGTGCTGATGTGGCTGCCTGGAATGAAGCCGCGCAGGCCTTCAACCCGCACCAGGGCGCCGCCGCGGTTGGTGGCAAATACCTCGCTGTAGATGGTGGCGTCTTCTTTTTGCAGCTGACGCACCCGCTCCCAGGCCCGCTGGTATTCGATGCGGCGGATAGAAAGCGAGAGCTGGCCGTCTTCGTTCTCCTCACTCATGATGAAGAATTCCCGGATCTCGCCGGGCTGGAGCACGTCGCTCAGGCCCTCCACCCGGTTGATCGACACCTCCTGGAGGGGCATGAAGGCAGCTGTTTTGGCGCCAATGTCAATCATGGCCCCCTTTGATTCGAGGGCAAATACGGTGCCGTTGACAACGTCACCGGGCTTGAAGTTGTAGTCGTACTTGCTAAGCAGTGACGCGAACTCGTCGAGGGTGAAACCCACCCCATCGGCGTCATTGCGCGATTTGGCCCGGCTGCTGGGGTCATCGGCGGTAGGCACCTCTTCCGGAATGGCCAGGTCGAGATCCTCGGCCGTTTCGACGGCTACAAGGTCTAGATCGGTCTCAGTGGTGGCTTCGGAAGGGGTCACTGTCATGGGAGAAGGCGGCCTGCCGGGGGCAGTGCGAAGGGAGTGACCGATCTGCCCGCCAGCAGACCCAGTCAGATCCAACACTCTACCAACGCGGCATGCCTTGCTCCCGTTGGCCCTTGGGCAGCCTTCAGCCGATTGCGGCCAGGCTTGGCTTGCCCCATCTGCCGCCGTTGCGCTTGTCGAGGCCCTCGAGGGTGGCCACGAAGTCACTGATGCCCTGGAATTGGCGATAAACTGAGGCAAAGCGCACGTAGGCCACCTCACTCATCTCACTGAGGTGGCGCAGCACAAGTTCACCGATTTCGCTGCTTGTTACTTCGCGGCCGCTGCGCTGCTGCAGCTCAAGTTCGATTTCATCCACCACAGCTTCAAGCCGGGCAGGTTCTAGGCCGGTTTTTTCGCAGGCGCGCAACAGGCCATGGAGCAGTTTCGCGCGGTTGAAGGTTTCCCGGGTGCCGTTGCGCTTCACCACAGTGATGGGCACCGTTTCCACCCTTTCATAGGTGGTGAAACGAAATTCACAGTTGAGGCATTCGCGCCGCCGCCGCACGCTGCGCCCACTGTCGGCCGCTCGAGATTCGAGCACCCGGCTGTCGGTGTGTTGGCAAGAGGGGCATTGCATCCCCGAACATCCGGGCTTGGTTCTTAAGTTTAGACACGCCACTTTCATTTGGAAAGGGCTCCATTGATTACCCATTTGCCATGAAAAAAGCCCCTGCTTAAGCAGGGGCATGGCCAAGGGGGCTGGCCTGTTATTTGCCGATCTTCGGGGGATCGCGGAAAGCGATGGCAAAGAAGAGGGTAGAGATGGCCAGAGCCAGGATCAGGATGTACGCGAAGCTTTCCATGAATTTCCTCTAGGGGTCTGGCGGTCAGCTGAGGGGCGAACCAGCTGGGGGCACGTAGCCCTCCGGCAGGCGGCGGGTGGAGCGGTCGCCCAGTTTCTGGAAAAGACCGAATTCCACCTGTTCACCCAGATCTGGATCAATACCTGCGAACACATCTCGGTAGAGGGTGCGGGCACCGTGCCAGATGTGGCCGAAGAAGAACAGCAGGGCGAAGGTGGCGTGGCCAAAGGTGAACCAGCCGCGGGGCGAGCTACGGAAGACACCATCGGAGTGATAGGTCTCCCGGTCGAATTCGAATGCTTCCCCAAGCTGGGCCTTGCGGGCCAGGCGCTTGACATCTGCCGGATCCGTAAAGACTTGACCATTGAGGGCGCCGCCGTAAACGGATGCGGTTACGCCGGTCTGCTCGAAGGAATACTTGGCTTCAGCCCGCCGGAATGGGATGTCGGCGCGCACAATGCCTTCCTGGTCCTGGAGAATTACGGGGAAGTTTTCGAAGAAGTTTGGCAGGCGCCGCACTTCCAGATCCCTACCTTCTTTGTCTGTGAAGCTGATGTGGCCCAGCCAGCCGGTGGGCAGACCGTCACCGTTGACCATCGGGCCCACCCGGAATAGGCCTCCTTTGGCAGGACTATTACCGACGTAGTCATAGAAGGCCAGCTTCTCTGGAATTGAGGCATAGGCCTGTTCCTTGCTGGCGCCGTTGTCGAGGGCCGTCTGCACCCGGCGGTTGATCTCCGCCTTGAAATAGCCCTGATCCCACTGGTAGCGGGTGGGGCCAAACAGCTCAACTGGTGTCGCCGCAGCGCCGTACCACATGGTGCCGGCCACAATGAAGGCCGCAAAAAACACCGCCGCGATAGCCGAAGCCAATACGGTTTCGATGTTGCCCATCCGCAGGGCCTTGTAGAGCCGTTCGGGCGGGCGGGTGGTGATGTGGAAGATGCCGGCGATGATGCCGACGATTCCAGCTGCGATGTGGTGGGCCACGATCCCGCCGGGATTGAAGGGGTTGAAGCCCTCCGGGCCCCAGGAGGGTTGAACAGCCTCCAGGTGACCTGTTAATCCGTAGGGGTCACTGACCCACATCCCCGGCCCGAAGACCCCGGTGAGGTGGAAGGCGCCAAAGCCAAAGCAG
Protein-coding regions in this window:
- a CDS encoding ComF family protein, translating into MAILKLLPLHWIAQAPSLQPALVAELPQGGLKGSAPLTWWAAGLYGGLLRRQLLHLRTSPKPPLVGALIQELVAGLRREPWTQPPLLVPIPSWKRQGNPLPDLLSRCLTWQLDWRQEPLLLRSRPVLGQHHLGRELRWANQAGAFRCSSQLAGQRRPVLLIDDILTTGATACAAAAALGERGWLVAGMVCLGKTPRRDRDLRSTNR
- a CDS encoding DUF2470 domain-containing protein, with translation MAADPLSSAVSDRICRHMNDDHAEAVLAFARHYGGISAAEQASLLSVRPEAMDLQVDGATVTVPFDHSLSDSEDAHRTLVAMLRALPG
- a CDS encoding FGGY-family carbohydrate kinase; protein product: MKTPLALGVDLGSSGLRIALVPAHGPQLLTEASPYPNGLEDPLGWASGFEALCARLPAASRIRIGAVAVAGTSGTLLLCRPTGEPGPGSLGRALPYHRACGDQAEAAAALAGSGPATSASGSLARALNLLAQADLAGEAGPWLWRHQADWLMGWLLGDWRWGEEGNNLRLGWNLQRQAWSGSIAQQHWAKALPEICASGAVLGSMAPKLAERLGLPRHCRVVAGTTDANAGVLAAAPAAGEGITVLGTTLVLKQFSPGPIQGPGISCHRVGGRWLVGGASNAGAGILRRFFSDQQIGELSRQIDPSQPTGLRLRPLPARGERFPVDDPALEPLLEPRPISDAHYLQALLEGLTAIEQEGWQRLRQAGAPPLERVISLGGGARNPQWRRLRQQSLGVPVLNRPGLCAALGMARLAASALSSDE
- the metK gene encoding methionine adenosyltransferase, which encodes MSRYVFTSESVTEGHPDKICDQVSDAVLDALLAQDPASRVACETVVNTGLCLITGEVTTTARVDFNTLVRGVINQIGYAGARAGGFDAHSCAVLVALDQQSPDIAQGVNEADDHEGDPLDLIGAGDQGIMFGYACNETPELMPLPISLAHRLARRLAEVRHNGSLGYLLPDGKTQVSVVYEDDRPVAIDTILISTQHTAEIDGISEEKAIRERIATDLWTHVVEPATADLALKPSQADTRFLVNPTGKFVVGGPQGDAGLTGRKIIVDTYGGYARHGGGAFSGKDPTKVDRSAAYAARYVAKALVAAELASKVEVQLSYAIGVARPVSILVESFGTGALSNADLTALVHEHFDLRPGAIIETFGLRTLPQQRGGRFYQDVAAYGHFGRSDLDLPWEDVTTIAATLKQATSAQVAA
- a CDS encoding HAD family hydrolase, which translates into the protein MAQLLLRGQTLADDKGIPHQIEAVLFDKDGTLSISEPMLHALASARISVASQLLAQGHPELAAARGDELVELLGRAYGLGEQAIDPAGATAVGSRQHNLISTATALAQVGLGWPEALALGESVFTATDGLHGQGSQRRPIATPGLHQLVEALGRAAVACAVISNDDGAGIAAFLASANLTCQFQAHWSADHTPHKPDPAAVHALCASLEVPPDRCALIGDANSDLRMAKQAGVPVVIGFTAGWSSPPPLDPCFPCLSHWSELEVRVCGA
- a CDS encoding 30S ribosomal protein S1, whose protein sequence is MTVTPSEATTETDLDLVAVETAEDLDLAIPEEVPTADDPSSRAKSRNDADGVGFTLDEFASLLSKYDYNFKPGDVVNGTVFALESKGAMIDIGAKTAAFMPLQEVSINRVEGLSDVLQPGEIREFFIMSEENEDGQLSLSIRRIEYQRAWERVRQLQKEDATIYSEVFATNRGGALVRVEGLRGFIPGSHISTRKAKEELVADFLPLKFLEVDEERNRLVLSHRRALVERKMNRLEVGEVVLGTVRGIKPYGAFIDIGGVSGLLHISEISHEHIETPHTVLNVNDQMKVMIIDLDAERGRISLSTKALEPEPGDMLTDPQKVFEKAEEMAARYKQMLLEQAEDNEPMGVTLD
- the nrdR gene encoding transcriptional regulator NrdR — protein: MQCPSCQHTDSRVLESRAADSGRSVRRRRECLNCEFRFTTYERVETVPITVVKRNGTRETFNRAKLLHGLLRACEKTGLEPARLEAVVDEIELELQQRSGREVTSSEIGELVLRHLSEMSEVAYVRFASVYRQFQGISDFVATLEGLDKRNGGRWGKPSLAAIG
- a CDS encoding photosystem II reaction center protein T, giving the protein MESFAYILILALAISTLFFAIAFRDPPKIGK
- the psbB gene encoding photosystem II chlorophyll-binding protein CP47, which gives rise to MGLPWYRVHTVVINDPGRLLAVHLMHTALVAGWAGSMALYELAIFDPSDQVLNPMWRQGMFVMPFMARLGVTGSWGGWSITGETGVDPGFWSFEGVAAAHIIFSGLLFLAAIWHWTYWDLEIWQDPRTGEPALDLPKIFGIHLLLAGLGCFGFGAFHLTGVFGPGMWVSDPYGLTGHLEAVQPSWGPEGFNPFNPGGIVAHHIAAGIVGIIAGIFHITTRPPERLYKALRMGNIETVLASAIAAVFFAAFIVAGTMWYGAAATPVELFGPTRYQWDQGYFKAEINRRVQTALDNGASKEQAYASIPEKLAFYDYVGNSPAKGGLFRVGPMVNGDGLPTGWLGHISFTDKEGRDLEVRRLPNFFENFPVILQDQEGIVRADIPFRRAEAKYSFEQTGVTASVYGGALNGQVFTDPADVKRLARKAQLGEAFEFDRETYHSDGVFRSSPRGWFTFGHATFALLFFFGHIWHGARTLYRDVFAGIDPDLGEQVEFGLFQKLGDRSTRRLPEGYVPPAGSPLS